The Drosophila mauritiana strain mau12 chromosome 2R, ASM438214v1, whole genome shotgun sequence genome has a segment encoding these proteins:
- the LOC117137521 gene encoding uncharacterized protein LOC117137521 — protein sequence MEMDVNRPTGRHGNLMTISARCSNNNAAEAGAGVGATRTPAAGSEAPPSGCCGILGRLLCVSRHKATQSVAGSDPFSQLQLQRKGVATPAAVSGQRRRRTPQEIYFESRGKSCKKLLKFNGNSNKILLYPEEGWARTASSSYWTITPCFWQPNRCRIVECSGTQRRATKARMLPLEQQGSLLIAGHFRRTTAGGGGAASPAGRGAAGNGSVAATPTPAIPADAIRTGSTGCDKSQPAWNDEFKLYLTSNISMEDYNMGYCLTGFVERRCQVTNTFQMTHFAVIKRQWPPSPSNLGNS from the exons ATGGAAATGGACGTCAATCGCCCGACCGgccgccatggcaacctaatGACCATATCCGCCCGCTGCTCCAACAACAATGCAGCCGAAGCCGGAGCCGGAGTTGGAGCCACCAGGACTCCGGCCGCCGGAAGTGAGGCGCCGCCCAGCGGCTGCTGCGGCATCTTGGGCCGCCTCCTCTGCGTGAGTCGCCACAAGGCCACGCAATCGGTGGCGGGCAGCGATCCCTTCTcccagctgcagctgcagcgcaAGGGAGTCGCCACACCCGCTGCCGTTTCCGGACAGCGACGCCGCCGGACGCCGCAGGAAATCTACTTCGAGAGTCGCGGCAAGTCCTGCAAGAAGCTGCTGAAATTCAATGGCAATTCCAACAAG ATACTACTGTATCCCGAGGAGGGCTGGGCGAGGACCGCCTCATCCAGTTACTGGACCATCACGCCCTGCTTCTGGCAGCCCAATCGCTGCCGCATCGTCGAGTGCTCCGGAACCCAGCGGCGCGCGACGAAAGCCCGGATGCTGCCGCTGGAGCAGCAGGGATCCCTCCTGATTGCCGGACACTTTCGCCGGACGACGGCGGGGGGCGGAGGAGCTGCATCGCCGGCGGGGCGCGGGGCAGCGGGCAACGGGTcggtggctgccacgcccacgcccgcAATACCTGCCGATGCAATCCGGACGGGGTCAACGGGCTGTGACAAGTCGCAGCCCGCGTGGAACGACGAGTTCAAGCTGTATCTGACGTCGAACATCTCGATGGAGGACTACAACATGGGCTACTGCCTCACCGGATTCGTGGAGCGCCGCTGCCAGGTGACCAACACCTTCCAGATGACTCACTTTGCGGTCATCAAGCGCCAGTGGCCACCGTCGCCGTCCAACCTGGGCAACTCCTAA